The genomic interval GGTATATCGAAACCCTCGTATATAAGATAAATAAACTTCTGATACCCCATATCGGTCACCGCCAGGTCGATACGTTGACCGCTCCGGAGCTTCTGGACGTACTTAGAAAGATAGAGTCTAGAGGAACCATAGAAACCGCCAGGAGAACTCGTCAGATGTGCGGGCAGATCCTGAGGTACGGAGTGGCTACCGGAAGATGCGACAGAGATATATCGGCGGATCTCAAAGGAGCTCTCCAAACCGTGCGACATAAACATATGGCCACATTGACCGATCCCGTCCAGATCGGAGGGCTTATGAGGTCCATAGAAGAGGGACTCAAGGGACAAATCAGATTGACACTCCTCTTCCAGGCATACACATTTGCAAGACCCGGAGAGATTCGAAAAGCGGAATGGAAAGAAATAGAAGCAGACACGTGGAAGATCCCCGCCGCAAAGATGAAGATGAAGAGGATCCACTGGATTCCTCTATCACGCCAGGCAATCCAAGTCCTGGAAGAACTGCGAGACATCTCCGGGCATTCTCGTTTTTTGTTTCCTTCGGTCCGCTCTCCCAAGATCCCTATGTCGGATATGACGGTGAACGCCGCCCTTCGTCGCCTGGGGTACGGACAGGAAGAGATGACCGGTCATGGATTCCGCTCAATGTTCAGCACTATAGCCAACGAGCATGGCTGGCCACCGGACGTGATTGAGCGCCAGCTGGCTCACGTTCAGAAAAACCAGGTGAGAGCT from Dethiosulfovibrio russensis carries:
- a CDS encoding tyrosine-type recombinase/integrase — protein: MLSDTQIRKLKPQDTRYSILDSDGLYIEILPTGKKYWRIRKRKPGGNGEIRRSIGAYPKIGLKEARQKRDELVSTLPELGGKKNVNTFAELAHEWLEVKMYPTKAPRYIETLVYKINKLLIPHIGHRQVDTLTAPELLDVLRKIESRGTIETARRTRQMCGQILRYGVATGRCDRDISADLKGALQTVRHKHMATLTDPVQIGGLMRSIEEGLKGQIRLTLLFQAYTFARPGEIRKAEWKEIEADTWKIPAAKMKMKRIHWIPLSRQAIQVLEELRDISGHSRFLFPSVRSPKIPMSDMTVNAALRRLGYGQEEMTGHGFRSMFSTIANEHGWPPDVIERQLAHVQKNQVRA